A region from the Paenarthrobacter aurescens genome encodes:
- a CDS encoding DeoR/GlpR family DNA-binding transcription regulator: protein MFAEERQQLISALVAERGRVSVTDLADRFSITTETIRRDLAALEVSGNLRRVHGGAVPSDRLSTREESILERAVQRQVEKLRIANAALSLIPQLTTGSVLLDAGSTTETLADLLAQRTPPATGTDELVVITHAIPIAGKLSSTQGIALQILGGRVRGLTQAAVGQSTVDAAHKLRPDIAFVGANGIHATFGLSTPDPEEAAVKAAFVTSARRVVALADSSKLDAETLVQFATLKDVDTLITDSEPSTELAAALADAGVDVVIA from the coding sequence GTGTTCGCCGAAGAGCGCCAGCAACTGATCTCCGCACTCGTCGCGGAGCGCGGACGGGTGAGTGTCACGGACCTCGCCGACCGTTTCAGCATCACCACTGAAACCATCCGCCGCGACCTCGCGGCACTTGAGGTCTCCGGCAACCTCAGGCGCGTACATGGCGGCGCTGTCCCTTCAGATCGCCTGAGCACCCGGGAAGAAAGCATCCTGGAGCGGGCCGTCCAGCGTCAGGTGGAGAAACTCCGCATCGCCAACGCAGCACTCTCCCTCATACCCCAGCTCACCACGGGCAGTGTCCTCCTGGATGCGGGTTCCACCACGGAAACCCTCGCTGATCTTTTGGCCCAGCGGACGCCACCGGCCACCGGAACCGATGAACTTGTGGTCATCACCCATGCCATTCCCATCGCCGGAAAGCTCTCCTCCACCCAGGGCATCGCACTGCAAATCCTGGGGGGCCGTGTGCGCGGGCTAACGCAAGCTGCCGTGGGGCAATCCACGGTTGATGCAGCCCACAAACTTCGCCCGGACATCGCCTTCGTGGGAGCCAACGGCATCCACGCAACGTTCGGGCTCAGTACCCCGGATCCGGAGGAAGCAGCGGTAAAAGCCGCTTTTGTCACCTCAGCGCGCCGAGTGGTGGCACTGGCTGACTCCTCCAAGCTGGACGCCGAAACCCTGGTCCAGTTCGCCACCCTGAAAGATGTAGACACCTTGATTACAGACAGCGAACCGTCCACGGAGCTCGCAGCAGCTTTGGCTGATGCCGGCGTTGACGTGGTGATCGCATGA